One genomic segment of Nitratidesulfovibrio sp. includes these proteins:
- a CDS encoding GAK system CofD-like protein, producing the protein MARLLLTRQVTLPDPVKVERFTRAPDLGPRILFFSGGTALRDASTDLARYTHNSVHLITPFDSGGSSARLRQTFAMPAVGDLRNRLMALADRSLHGNPAVFRLFAFRLPAEGERSELADTLSALAQGRHPLVRAIPDPLRKIVRSHIGTFIDHAGLEKDGGFDPRGASLGNIVLASGYLQNRRHLDPVIFIFSKLVQVRGVVRPIANADLHLAVKLADGRIIGGQHRFTGKNGAPPLTARIDDIWLCKSPDDTTPADLRLRAKVRELIGTAELVCYPVGSFYSSIIANLLPTGVGAALAATRCPKVFVPNTGNDPELLGHSLELQVERLLRHLRNDAPDAITPRDVLDFVLVDSKGGRYPGGVPKGMLQNLAERGIRVLDCPLVSRQSAPYIDERLLNPVLLSLC; encoded by the coding sequence ATGGCCCGGCTGCTGCTGACCCGGCAGGTCACCCTGCCAGACCCGGTGAAGGTGGAACGCTTCACCCGTGCGCCCGACCTTGGGCCGCGCATCCTGTTCTTCAGCGGGGGAACGGCCCTGCGCGACGCCTCCACCGACCTTGCGCGGTACACCCACAACTCGGTGCACCTGATCACCCCGTTCGACTCGGGCGGCAGTTCCGCCCGGCTGCGCCAGACCTTCGCCATGCCCGCCGTGGGAGACCTGCGCAACCGGCTGATGGCCCTTGCGGACCGCAGCCTGCACGGCAACCCCGCCGTATTCCGGCTGTTCGCCTTCCGCCTGCCCGCAGAGGGCGAACGGAGCGAACTGGCCGACACCCTTTCGGCACTGGCCCAGGGCAGGCACCCGCTTGTCCGGGCCATACCCGACCCGTTGCGCAAGATCGTGCGTTCGCACATCGGCACGTTCATCGACCACGCGGGGCTGGAAAAGGACGGCGGCTTCGACCCACGCGGGGCGAGCCTTGGCAACATCGTGCTGGCATCTGGCTACTTGCAGAACCGCCGCCACCTGGACCCGGTGATCTTCATCTTTTCGAAGCTGGTGCAGGTACGCGGGGTGGTGCGTCCCATCGCCAACGCAGACCTGCACCTGGCCGTGAAACTGGCGGATGGCCGGATCATCGGGGGGCAGCACCGCTTTACCGGCAAGAACGGCGCGCCGCCGCTTACCGCCCGCATCGACGATATCTGGCTGTGCAAATCGCCCGACGACACCACCCCGGCAGACCTGCGCCTGCGGGCCAAGGTACGCGAACTCATCGGTACCGCGGAACTGGTGTGCTACCCTGTGGGCAGTTTCTACTCCAGCATCATCGCCAACCTGTTGCCCACCGGCGTGGGTGCGGCCCTGGCCGCCACCCGCTGCCCCAAGGTCTTCGTGCCCAACACCGGCAACGATCCGGAGTTGCTGGGGCATTCGCTGGAATTGCAGGTGGAGCGGCTGCTGCGCCACCTGCGCAACGACGCGCCGGATGCCATAACCCCGCGTGACGTGCTGGACTTCGTGCTGGTGGACAGCAAGGGGGGCCGCTACCCCGGCGGCGTGCCCAAGGGCATGTTGCAGAACCTGGCCGAACGGGGCATCCGCGTGCTGGACTGCCCGCTGGTAAGCCGCCAGTCGGCCCCGTACATCGACGAACGCCTGCTCAATCCGGTGCTGCTCTCGTTGTGCTGA